The Chiloscyllium plagiosum isolate BGI_BamShark_2017 chromosome 4, ASM401019v2, whole genome shotgun sequence region gtgcagtgctggaaaagcacaggaggtcaggcagcattagaggagcaggagagtcaacatttcaggcataagcccatcatcatgaatactgatgaagggcttatgcctgaaatgtcgactcttctgtcAAATTGTGTAATGTACCTAAGCAATCTCCTAGCCTTCAGTGTCACCTCGGAACCTCACTTAGAGCAACTAGAAGTTATCTTCCAGAACATATGGTCAGCTGGCCTTGTGGTCAATTTCACAAACAGCAAGTTTGGAAAGGTTCAAGTGGCCTAATAAGGACACGCACTGGGTCAAGGATGACTGTTGCCCAGGGAGGCAAAGGTAGAAGCAATAGCATTGTTCCCCATTCACATAAAAAAGTGAGTAGTCATGAGATTCTTGGGGATGTGTGGGTTCTATTGTGAGATCTACCAGGCAGCACAGTgtttagcaccgctgcctcacaacgtcagggaccttggttcaattccagccttgggtgactgtctgcatggagcttgcatgttctcctcgtgtctgcctgggtttccgtTGGTgcacttcagtttcctcccacagaccaaagatgtgcaggctaggtggattggccatgctaaattgccaaccgtgtccagggatgttcaggctaggtggattaaccatggtaagtGCACGGTTATAGAGATAGGTTAGGGCAATGGGCCTGGTTGGgaccctctttggagggtcgatgcagacttgatgggctgaatggcttcattctgcactgcaaggattctatgaaagtTCATTTCAATCTTTCAGTGTAATTACCGACCTGCTATGGAAAAACATGAAGTCACATTGACTGAGAAATGTCAGACAGCTTTTGAAATGCCAAAGGCCACTTTATTCAGCAACCTTTGCTTGCAACTTCAAATTTTAACCAATCATTTAATGTAAACGTCAGGGTAGGAGGGGTGGTCCTCCTTCAGGAAGATGAATCAGGGATAGAGAGACCAATCAGTTATTTGTCCATAAAACTAAATAAGCATCAGAAATGGGCCTTCACAGTGGGGAAGAAAACTCCCAGGGTGTCGAACACTTTGGAATGTATGACCAAAATGGGTATAGACAGAGACCACAGATTATACTGACCACAAGGCATTAACTTCTGTGGAAACGCATCTAATTCATTTCAGGGGGGGGAGTATCATGATGATGGATTTGAAAAATAATGAGCAAACATGTTGATTTTTTGGGCAAGGTgtgtctttttctaaaaaaaaatgactgcaaaCCAAGTTTGGCTGATATTGTAACTTCTAAGTATGAAATGAAATGTCTACCAAAGGTTCATTGTGACCCCTTGGAATGTAGGTACCCCTCGTGCAGTGAAAGCCACAGCTTGAGCATAGCCATTAAACATCCCTGCACTGCACAtacaaagaaaaaataatttgttgTCCTGAGTGCAGCAAACCAGTCACTGTCTACAGGAAACAGGACAAAAGAACAAAAAACCATGTAACTCAAAAATCAACCATTCACCTACCAATAGCCATTCTACTGGTATCTCTCAAGATAATGATCACAAAGTCCCATTGTCTATTGTTCACAGAACTCTGACTGATCCTTATatctttttttaacttttatcatTTTAAGAGTCATCTCTGATTTCTAACCAATGTGTATGTGTCTTACGCTGTCATTTGTTCTCCCATTCAGTAATGAATTAACTCAttcttttgttaactcaagataCCTGTATAAATTGTCtcacaaaaacataaattaaCTTGGCCTGGAAGAAAGAGATTCCAAAGGAAGGAATCCTTTCCAAATTAATTTAGCTGCAATCAACCGAGAGGTGGGGGGAATAGAAAAGGAGAACTATTCCATCACCCTTCACTGAGGAATTTGACAATTTCAACAATTTACGATCTGGAACAGTAATAAATTGGGCAATGTTGCCTGGGGTCCAGTTGTTACAGAAGGTAATTTCAGGTGGTCAATTTCATCCTGTGCACAGGAGAGCAAGGAACAGCACAAACGCAGCCAACACAGCAATGGAGCATGGCAATAGCTGGTACCCAATGTGAGCCCGGACCGTAGCAGCAGTGGGCAGTGATGAGGCGACGGCAGTGAAATATGTCAGCAGCAGTGGTCAGTCACGAAGGGTGGTGTCAGCAGCGGTCAGGGCTGAAGCCTTGCAAGCGGAGATAGCGAAACCTGGTGTGCCCGATGGAGGTAGCTGGCGGGCACAGGCTGGTCttagcccagcacaggggagagtgagccctcaTGGGGAAAGGCCAGCTTGGAGTGTCTGCAGCCTGAAGAAAGGGCTGCAATGTTTGACTTTTTCATTTACTTCCTCATTGTTCTACTTTTGTAACTTAGATTTTATACTTAATATGAGAGTGtggcgacattgtacacttttcattgtattcttGTACCacgtacttgagtacacgtggcAACAAAAACTaaatttaattctaattctaaatccaCCAAATCCAAACATTTACTATTTAGGGACAGGACCATTGTTGTCTAAAGGCTTGATCTTACAACGAAAAATACATTTACCAGGCAAATGACGAGACGCATTAAAAAATAATTCGCATTCCAACACTAATGACCAGCAGTGAATATACCAAAATAAGAAAGGTTCAGATAAAGCATACAGTTCATGTCACATAGTCTGAGACAGATTTCATGCGAAATAAATCAGATAAAACTAGCAAAGTattaaaaatgtttattaaagCAGGCTGTGGAATAAAAAAAGACAGTGAATAAAATATTTAGCAAACAGGAAAGACAGTTCAAAGCAGAAAGAGACTTTCAAAGAGCTTAGAGAAGTTGATACATTGTTGGGTGTAGAATTAAAATAGGAAATTTGAGGAGAAAAATTAAATAGTGATTCAAAATTGTACTCACATTGCAATCACAACACTACAACTcgtcaataaaaatcaggaaatcCTGGAGATGTTTGACACAAAggaggtgattttaactttgagtGACAATGTGAAACAGACAACGTTGAATTGTCCCCAATACAAGACTTTGTATTCCAATGTCAAAGAAATAAACAGAGCTGTAGAATGAGTGGCTAATTCCACAAAACACATTGTACACTATTGTCCAAAGTTAAAATGATCCCCTGTGAAGTCTAAAACCACATTGTCAAATGAGATATCGTCCTAAGAGCAGTAACATGTGGAAACGATGGTCAACATTGTGATTATAGGCTGTTAGTCAAAGCTCATTTCTGGAAGGCATCTACATCTCCAACATGAACCCTCCTTTCTCTTTTCAGAAACTGATTAATGGGATATGAACATTTAGATCTTCATTTCAAAATTCCatgttgttctttttttttcttgaaagatTAAGTGAGTTTGGCACATTTTGTGTGTGTCCTCCATTAACTGTGGCTCTTACATCCACTGATTGACGCATAAGAATGGGTCTACACATGATATACGGACCCATCCACTGGGAAATTGACCAGGCCTGCTGGACATTTGCAGCACCTTTTTTGGTTCTTATTTTCCAACTCCATGGATGTTCTCTTCCCAGCTCTATACTTCTTGTTCACTATGTCGTAGGTTGTACTTTAATGGAACTCAGTGTGACTTGAATATTTAACATTTCTTTACTGAATTGGGATTGCCAATGGAAACAAACACCATCCCGCTTTCCTTAGCATTTGAGTACGAATCTTCTGCTAGTTTTGATGGGCTCTGCAGGTGCCTACTCATAAGGGGAGAAGTAACAACTTCATACCTGGGTGGCGCTTGAACTATCTCATATGTTGATGAGGTCCTCGACTCTGATTGCTTTGTGACTGTGGTTGAAGTTTTTGATGTGATAATTTTGTTCCCAAATCGATCAATCTCTTCATATTTTTCCATGATAGTCTTCGTACCAACAATTTCACCTCCATCAGGCCCTGTCTTGAACTCTACAATACTTTTGCTTCTCTGTGGGACTGGGGTCTGAATTCTGTCAAAGACATTGCCTTTAAATCCACTTAAAGGGAtattgccagaggatgtgttgagTGCACTGTCATTGATATTGGCAATATTGTTTCCATTTATGTTCTTGGTTTGAATTAGCTCATTAGTGTCTTTTGGTACTGAATCCTTGCTGCCAACAGACTCATGCTTTGACTTCTCAGCTATACCACTTTGGTGTCCATTGCAACAAACTGGATTCTCAAGATCATTATAGGTTGTTCCTTTTGGGGATGGAGGTGCAATGTTCTGgttttgaggagcaggagaaatgcaCATGCCCTCTGTTGGTGTAACTGATGCATTGTTTTGTAAGGAATCTGTCGGTTTTCTGGCTGCTGATTCAATGGAAATATAGGAAGGAGATGATGGAGTGCTCACACGGGCCGGAACAGCTGGAATACCTAACAATGGATTCACTTGTTTCTCTGAATTGTTTAACTCTTCTTTTCTAACTTGATCCTCTTTAAGTTCCTTGGCTTTTTCAGCATTTGATTTGCTAGAGACCAGACTGATCTTCTTAATATTTCCAGATGGGGGGCTTGACACAACCCCTAGTGACTCCCGAAAAAGGCCAGAGAGTCCTGCAATATCAGATTCTGATTTCAAATTGGAAACAGAATACAGAGCCTTTTTAATGGACTCTTCGATATGTAAGAGCTTTGCCAGTGTTTGCTCTTTCAGGTAAATGATTTCCATACTTGCCCTTTCAAGGTCTTCAAACACAAGCTCCATGGAGGACAGGCTTTCCAATTCATCTTTGGCTACTTTAGGCTGCTTCTGCATTTCATTCTTTTGATGATCAACTGGTTTCAATTGCTTAGTCACTTTATTCTTAGGCACCACCCATTCAGGCACGTTCTCAAACAAACTTTTCAGACCTTTCACATCTACTTTAAAAGCCTCCTCTTCAAACTCTTTCACCTGAGACAAAATCTTCTGCAGTTCTTCTCGTTTCCTCAGATTTTCAAATATCTCCATCACAGCCTTCACATTCCCTCGCATTATTTCCTCTTTGTGAACTGATAACCTTTTCCTGCGATCATCTTCAGTCTCTTTCCCTTGCTGCCGGTTCCCTCGCATTACGACTGGGTCTGGTTGTGGGGTGTGCTGCTGCTCTGTGTGAAATTGTTCTTGCTGGCGATTTGTAGCTGCTACCTGTTTACTGAAGCCATGCTGGCCTATGCATCTGTGGCACTGGCCACTCTGGGGTTGCTTTTGTTCAAAGGACACTTTGACTGATTGTTGTGGATGTAACTCTGGGCTTGGCTGAGGCTCCAGGTAACTCTTTTGTGCCTTACCAGGAGCTGAGGTTTCTGGTTGGACCATTTCAATTCCTTTTGGTAAAGCAGACGTATTCTCTGTCGATGTCACATCCTCTTTCCAGCTGTTAGCCTTGTTAATTTGAGGACAGCTTTGTTTGTCCTGGGTTCCAGAAGTGTAAAGGGCATCTTTAAATTCCTGAAACATTTCAGCACTCCTTGTGCTTTGCTGTGGATGTGAACTTTGGAATCCCTGAAGGACTTCTGCAGCAGTCAGTTCCTTTGGTACAATTTCTTGTTCCATTTTCAGTGAGCCACCGGCCTCAAAATGCCTTCCTGAGATGTTTTCTCCACTCTGTTGACTCATTCCCTGTAATGCCATGTTTTCTACTGGGTCGGTTACCATGTCAgttggcttgctgtgtccttccttTGTTTGTTTGCATTTCTCTTCTGCCAACTGCAAGGGAGTTCTTGTTGCTTTGGTGTAAGATGCCATTGTGCTAGATGTTTGCTCCAATAGAGACTGCTCACAGTGCCTTTCTTGTTGAACAATTTGACAGTCTGACGGATGGACAGCTTCTGTAGGAATTGATACTCTGCCAGGTTTTCCTGGAGGCATAAACTTTGGTGAGTTGCATCCCGCTGAAAGCAATGGGTTGGGTTTTGGCATGGCTGATGCATAGTTCTTTGGCGGATTAGTTGGACTTGCGGAAGAATGGATTGATGTCAAATGTTCTGGCTTGGGAGGTGGAATGGGTTTGCCTCCCTGCATTGGCCGAGCGGGTACTATGTTTGGTTTTGGTGCAATCGATGGTTTAGATGAGACGTTCTTTCTTTCGTGAGTCTTGGGTGGAAGAGGTGGAGGATACTGAGAAGTCACTGGCTTTTTCACGGCAGCAGACTCAGGCTGGTTGCGGGGAAAGGGGCTGCCCTCCACAGGTGGTTGGCCACAAGCTTCACTCGATTGTGCAGGCCGCTCTGTCACTGCAACTGGAGGAGGAAACTCAGTGTCAGATTGTGATAGCGAAACCCGATTACAATCAGTTCTAACACCACTCTTCGTTTTGTCCCTTGAATGTGACTGGCCTGCATTTCTATATATCATGGCAGTTTTAAAATCACCTTTGGAAACATTCATATTAGCTTTTCCCAGAGAATGGAGAGCTGCCTCCAAGTTACCTCGAACCACTTCCTCTCTCTCGACAGACTTCTGCTCTGCCACTGAATGCTTTAAGGACTGTATGGTTGACTTTATGTCTCCCTTGGCAATTATCTCCTGATCTGCCACTGCCCAATCTTCCGCCACTAAGTTGGTGGGCGAGTACTGACCAAGAATCTGCATGTGTTCTGAAGTAGCTCCTATTTCGGCTCTGCCATTGTTAACTAATTTTGTTAAATGTTCACCTTTCTGACCTTCCTTAGAATAAGCCGAATTTGACAGAATATGTCCTTGTCCCTCATACGcactgacctgttgagtattttgcTGACCCTTCAGCTGATGGGGTTGAGTGACAGTCACTTGGGTGCTTGTCCGATGCCTCGGCATCATGCTGCCTTGCGGCTGTGTAGATGTTTGTACGTTTTTCTTCACCTTTTCTGCTGAGGTCTTGTACTGAGTAACTTGACGACATTGTTGAATTGCTGCTGAGCTGTGTGTGCTACTCTTGAACTGTTCTCGTGTGCTGGATTTGTGTTGGGTAGTCTGTGCTTCAGCTGTAACCTCTCTAAGGTTTTCCATTGCGATTTGAAGGTCCCTACCTGTGGCATTTTCTGTCCTCGCCTCTGACACTGCAAGGGAGGCACTACCCAGTGAGTAAACAGAAGGTTCGGAATGATGTCCGATTCTCATCCCATTCTTATCACTTGTAGATTCTTGTAGTGCGTCCAGAGTGTCTTTTGTGTTATGAGAGACAGTGTCTTCCCTATCCAGCTGTCTTGTTTGATACTTTGCATTCTTCACTGACTGTGGTGGAGTCTTATAATCACCAGTAACAAGCTCTTCTTTCTCCAACCCAATGGACTGATTTGCAGCCTGCCCCAGGGACTGATGAACAGAATTGCTATTATTACCTAAAACATCTTCTTTCTGAGCATTATCGTGGAAAGTTTGTGGTTCAGTTAAGAAGTACTTCTTGGTTCCTTTGACATCTCCTGGTACAATGTCATCGACCGTCCTTTCAATTTGTCCTCCACTCTGTTTCAAATTCCTTATAGCACCCTCTACATCACCACGTACAATCTCCTCTTTCTGGGCTGAAACTGTAGAATCATCAGTTTCCTCTTGATCTCTCTTGAGATAATCTAACGTCCCTGATTCAATGCATGTTGTATACAGTTGGACATTCCCTTTCTCGGTCTCCTCACGTCTTACCGTCGTCGAGGTCGTTTGCTGCTTGGTAGAAGCAAGAAGACTATCAATAGTGGATTTTACATCTCCTTTGATCACCTCTTTTTCAACTTCTTCACTCTGTTGTTGATTAATCAGCAAATAAACAGTTATCTGAGCAATTTCGCTTTCAGTTTCCTGAATCAAAATCCCTTTTTTGACTTTACTGTCTTGATTGAGAAGGTTATAAATTTCATTAGCGATGTCTCCATCTTTCTTAACCCCACCTTCAGAGTGAGAGAATAGCTGAACTTTATGTGAAGACATTCTCCCACTTCCATCTTCCTTCAGCACAATCCCTTCAGGATGGAGGGATTCCTTCTTCTGAAGCAACTGCCACAGAATTCTCTGTAAAATACCACCAATAACTTCTTCCTTTAGAATATGTGGACCATTCTCATTCATTAGTTGATATTTGGCCATTTTTAGAATGCCTGCCTCACTTGATTCAATGAGAAGTCCCCTTGATgtaatagcattacagctgtatagAGTCTGTAAGCTTGTCTGGACACTGTGCTCTGCCTTAACAGCGCTTTCAGTGCTGCATTGAGCACGAATGAATGTGTCCAGTGGAGTTGTTTCAAACAACCATGTTGTAGTCTTCACATCAGCATCTGTTACTCTTTCTTTAGTTTCATTTTTCATTGAAGTGTCTGAATCTTTTATGCTGTCCAATGGTTGGGACTCAAACAACCACGTGCACCTTTTCACATCTCCCTTCTGTACATCTTCTCTGTGGACAGTGTTTGCACATGTGCTTTCTTCAGCTGCTCCTTTCAAGGAATCAATGGGGAGATTTTCAAAGAGCCAAGTTGATGTCCTGACATCTCCACTCTGCACATCACTGACACTGACCATCCTTACATACTTGCGGGTTACCTGCTGCCCTTCAAAGAGTTGCTTACTTGCTTGCACGTTTCCCCCTTGGACTTCATCCACCACTTTAATTCCTGGTTGTGCTTCATCTTTGATTGAATCCAAAGGTTGGGTCTCAAATTTCCATCGAGCCGCCGTCACATCTCCCCGCTGCACATCCTCCTGCGTGACAGCTCTGAGCACAAACACCTCATCCAGTGGCTTGATTGAATCCAATGGTTTGGTTTCAAAGAGCCACCTAGTACCCCTTACATCTCCCCTCATGATTTCCTCCTTTGTTGCTGTTGTTACTTCATGATATTGGCCTTCCTTGTCTCGGATTGCATAAAGGGGCTGAGATTCAAAGAGCATGGTGCATGATTTCACATCTCCCTTGGCAACTGACTCTTCCTTCCTTGAACTGAAATCCATTATATCAGTTTTATCTTTT contains the following coding sequences:
- the LOC122548929 gene encoding xin actin-binding repeat-containing protein 1-like, encoding MAQNMNAIQQSSVTQNLQNDLLPPPPPPDIPDAAVKPSVTVEDHQQNIPPPPQQAFFKFHQQRQINELKRLYKHMHPELRKNLQKVVNEDWAEVLNAEQAAAALATGTHGIDNTVLQTEVQSMRWIFDNWPLDTIGDHQGPKKLKDEETILSGDVKSTSWKFENQTINDISAQYSEFSGNSNDGKEQTKGDVRTALWLFETQPMDSLNKIYSNENDLQEAVLKESIWKGDVKGAKLLFETHALGDLGRSNSVEESSILQLRSEIQELKGDVNKTVKLFETEPLCAIRDPVGNIHQIKSICREEIQQSGNVQSARWLFETQPLGSINQDLSRVKIIRGISLEETQQGGVGRKRWLFETQALDAINEQTEESNCKASIKVIEDGDVNKKCWLFETQPLDTLKEIPPEELTKEQIIGGDVSSSLWLFETQPMESLRDSFEVGHLKRVVTEEEKGNVKERAHMFESCCLDSIKKEQSETSNINKTLEVQKGDVKTYKSLFETLPLHSFKKSDEISAEKQTEVLAGHVNENRALFETTPLYAIMDSAGHCHQVKTVSREQVVSGDVKHYRWMFETRRLDQFDEETQSVELVKGITKEEICAGNMETTRWLFETQPLDVIHASINKTEIQSPDHKDVIKGDVNTCRWLFETQPMDALYEKLETKQEDEAQLKGDVKSYTWLFETQALDSINEKGEQQLKVFNAKREDVKGVDVKTTKHLFETEQIGNIPGGLDGAQNMRYTSEVDIQSGNVSRVKEIFQSTSLNEIGDVVENVNSTKSKPVDAPQSGSGCVHKFTWLFENCPIDSIKEITEEDTPKNTITDVKGGDVGGKRFVFETCSLDQIKDKTDIMDFSSRKEESVAKGDVKSCTMLFESQPLYAIRDKEGQYHEVTTATKEEIMRGDVRGTRWLFETKPLDSIKPLDEVFVLRAVTQEDVQRGDVTAARWKFETQPLDSIKDEAQPGIKVVDEVQGGNVQASKQLFEGQQVTRKYVRMVSVSDVQSGDVRTSTWLFENLPIDSLKGAAEESTCANTVHREDVQKGDVKRCTWLFESQPLDSIKDSDTSMKNETKERVTDADVKTTTWLFETTPLDTFIRAQCSTESAVKAEHSVQTSLQTLYSCNAITSRGLLIESSEAGILKMAKYQLMNENGPHILKEEVIGGILQRILWQLLQKKESLHPEGIVLKEDGSGRMSSHKVQLFSHSEGGVKKDGDIANEIYNLLNQDSKVKKGILIQETESEIAQITVYLLINQQQSEEVEKEVIKGDVKSTIDSLLASTKQQTTSTTVRREETEKGNVQLYTTCIESGTLDYLKRDQEETDDSTVSAQKEEIVRGDVEGAIRNLKQSGGQIERTVDDIVPGDVKGTKKYFLTEPQTFHDNAQKEDVLGNNSNSVHQSLGQAANQSIGLEKEELVTGDYKTPPQSVKNAKYQTRQLDREDTVSHNTKDTLDALQESTSDKNGMRIGHHSEPSVYSLGSASLAVSEARTENATGRDLQIAMENLREVTAEAQTTQHKSSTREQFKSSTHSSAAIQQCRQVTQYKTSAEKVKKNVQTSTQPQGSMMPRHRTSTQVTVTQPHQLKGQQNTQQVSAYEGQGHILSNSAYSKEGQKGEHLTKLVNNGRAEIGATSEHMQILGQYSPTNLVAEDWAVADQEIIAKGDIKSTIQSLKHSVAEQKSVEREEVVRGNLEAALHSLGKANMNVSKGDFKTAMIYRNAGQSHSRDKTKSGVRTDCNRVSLSQSDTEFPPPVAVTERPAQSSEACGQPPVEGSPFPRNQPESAAVKKPVTSQYPPPLPPKTHERKNVSSKPSIAPKPNIVPARPMQGGKPIPPPKPEHLTSIHSSASPTNPPKNYASAMPKPNPLLSAGCNSPKFMPPGKPGRVSIPTEAVHPSDCQIVQQERHCEQSLLEQTSSTMASYTKATRTPLQLAEEKCKQTKEGHSKPTDMVTDPVENMALQGMSQQSGENISGRHFEAGGSLKMEQEIVPKELTAAEVLQGFQSSHPQQSTRSAEMFQEFKDALYTSGTQDKQSCPQINKANSWKEDVTSTENTSALPKGIEMVQPETSAPGKAQKSYLEPQPSPELHPQQSVKVSFEQKQPQSGQCHRCIGQHGFSKQVAATNRQQEQFHTEQQHTPQPDPVVMRGNRQQGKETEDDRRKRLSVHKEEIMRGNVKAVMEIFENLRKREELQKILSQVKEFEEEAFKVDVKGLKSLFENVPEWVVPKNKVTKQLKPVDHQKNEMQKQPKVAKDELESLSSMELVFEDLERASMEIIYLKEQTLAKLLHIEESIKKALYSVSNLKSESDIAGLSGLFRESLGVVSSPPSGNIKKISLVSSKSNAEKAKELKEDQVRKEELNNSEKQVNPLLGIPAVPARVSTPSSPSYISIESAARKPTDSLQNNASVTPTEGMCISPAPQNQNIAPPSPKGTTYNDLENPVCCNGHQSGIAEKSKHESVGSKDSVPKDTNELIQTKNINGNNIANINDSALNTSSGNIPLSGFKGNVFDRIQTPVPQRSKSIVEFKTGPDGGEIVGTKTIMEKYEEIDRFGNKIITSKTSTTVTKQSESRTSSTYEIVQAPPRYEVVTSPLMSRHLQSPSKLAEDSYSNAKESGMVFVSIGNPNSVKKC